In Microbacterium galbinum, the genomic stretch GGCCCCAGGCTGCAGACGTTCACGGCGGCGCTGTCGACTCCCGTCCAGCACTCGACGCGATTGGTATCGGTATTCGGCGCCGCGGGGTCGGGGATGAGTGCGTCCCCGAGCGGATCCGGTGGGCAGTCGCGGGTCGGGTCGACGGCACCGGCGCCGAAGCACTCGCTGTTCGCACCGTCGGCGAGCATCGCCTGTGCGGCCTCGTTCGCGGCCTCGATCTTCACGTTCGTGTATGCACCGGCTCCGAAGCTCACTCCCCCGATGAGGGCGATCGACGCGGCCATCGCGACGAACACGAATCCGGGCCGGCGTGCGCGGTCGAGCCGAGGGTTGAACCGCACCGGCGACTCGACGAAGCGGTACGACAGCCACGCGAGCGCGACCGCTGCGGTGCCGATGAGGATCTTGTCGACCGTGCTGAGCGGCCGACCGGTCGCATACGGGACGAGCACGATGAGCGGCCAATGCCAGAGGTACAGCGAGTACGAGATGTTCCCCAGCCACAGCACCGGGCGGAACCGGGATGCGCGGTCGACCCATGAGGCCGGACCGGCCGCGATCACGGCGACCGTCGAGAGCACGGGGAGCAGGGCGATCCAGCCGGGGAACGCATCCGCTGAGTCGAGCAGGAAGGCCGAGGCGATGATGCCCGCCACTCCGAGGATGCCGACCACGGCCGATGCCCCTCGCGAAAGGGCGATCGGCACGAGCGCGAGGAGAGCTCCCGCGAGGAACTCCCACGCCCGCGTGAAGGTCGAGAAGTACGCGACGGCCGGGGTGGTCGCGGTGAGCCAGATCCCGTAGCCGAGCGACAGGAGCGCTGCGCTCCCGAGCACGATCCGGAAGGTGCGCAGTGAGTGGCTGCGCGTGATCGCCGCGGCGATGACCAGCAGCAGCGGCACGAGGATGTAGAACTGCTCCTCGACCGAGAGCGTCCAGAAGTGCTGGAAGGGCGACGGAAGGTTGTCGGCCGCGAGGTAGTCGACGCTGAAGGCGGCGAGCACCCAGTTGACGACGTACGCCGCGCTCGCCGCTCCCTCGGTGACGAACTGCACGATCTGACTCGCCGGCACCAGCACGAGCACGGCGACGAGCGAGGCGGCGATGACGACCAGGCTGGCCGGGAGAAGACGGATGGCGCGCCGCGACCAGAAACGGGCCAGACTGATCCGACCGTTCTTCTGGAAGTCCCGCACCAGATGCCCCGTGATGAGGAACCCGCTGATCACGAAGAAGACATCGACACCGACGTATCCCCCGGTGACCCGGTTCGGCCAGAGATGGAAAAGCAGCACGAGGAGAACAGCCACGGCACGCAGGCCCTGGATGTCGGCGCGGATGCTCTGCCGTCGGGAGGCACGGGTCCGGTACTGCGGCTGCGTCATCAGTCGTGGTCTCGTGAAGGGGACGGAGAAATGTTCAGATCTGAGAGCCGACTACGGGACTCGAACCCGTAACCCCCGTATTACAAGTACGGTGCGCTACCAATTGCGCCAAGTCGGCGGGTGCCACCAGCTTAGCGATGGTGGCGGAGGTCTCCCGACCTCTCGGGCTTCCGACTTACTCGGCCGGAGTCTCGGTCGGTGTCGGCGTGGGCGTCGCGGTGGCCTGGTAGTACGCGTCGCTGGCGACCGTGAGCACGAACTGCGAGAACTCGGCCGGGTCGTCGAGCGCGCCGACGTATGCCTCGCCGTTGGCGACGATCATCGGGGTCGACGCGAGCACGAGGTCGTCGGAACCGGGCAGCGGACCCTCGAGTGCACGGGTCGTCGCCTCCTTGGCCCACGTCAGGTAGTCGCCGTCCTGGATGCAGTTGCGCACCGTCTTGGTGTTGTCGACGCCGACGGCCCCCGCGAGATCCGCGAGTTCGCTGTCGGACAGCCCGTCGGTGTTCACCTCGGGCTGGTCGTCGAGCAGATCGTGGTTGAAGGCGTAGAACTGGTCGGGCGAGTGCGTCGCGACGCAGGCGGCCGCAGCGGCGGCGCGCAGCGAGTACTTGGTGCCGTTGGAGCTCGCGGTGAGCAGGGCGACCGGGTGGTAGGTCACGGTGACCGCACCCTCGCTGATCCAGTTGGTGAGCTGGCGGGCGTTGGCGCGCTCGAACTCGCCGGCGTCATCCGACAGGTAGTCCACGTAGATGTGGATGTCGACCTTCTGGGCCGTCGTGGGCTCGGCCGTCGGCTCGGCGGGGGCCTCGGCCTCGGAGGAGTCGGGGGTGGGCGTAGCCGTACCGGCATCGGATGCCGCAGATGCGGAGAGCTCGGAGACGACGACGCCGTCACCGTGCATGCCGGTCGGCGAGAGCTGGGGCTTCGAGACCTGAGCCGACACCGCGAGAGTCACGGCGGTACCGATCGCGCCGACGGCGACCACCGCGAGCGTCCCGATGATGATCCGTCGCATGATGCGCGCACGGGACTGCGCTGCATGCACTCGCTGTGCCTTCTCCCGCACAGCCTCGCGGGAGTTGCGAGGGGTGGGGACGTTCGGCGTTTCGTCGCTCGACATCGTTCCTCTTGAAAGTCTCACGGGGGCAGGGTGGCCCCGATCATCGGATATCGGATAGGCGACGATCGCCGCGTTGCACGGCCGGATTCGATGTTAACCATCGCACCTGAGAAATACCCAGATGCCGCGGTCCATGTCATACTGAGGGCGACCCAATGAGGGGTCACGGCGGGTCGAACCGCCGCATCCATCACTACGGATCGTCCGGCACGTACCTGCCGGTGAAGGAGAAACACAATGGCATCTGTGACTTTCGACGAGGCCACCCGCCTCTACCCGGGCGGCACCCGTCCGGCCGTCGACAAGCTCGACCTCCAGGTCGCCGACGGCGAGTTCCTCGTCCTCGTCGGACCCTCCGGTTGCGGTAAGTCCACGTCGCTCCGCATGCTCGCCGGCCTCGAAGAGGTCAACGCGGGCC encodes the following:
- a CDS encoding DsbA family protein, with the translated sequence MSSDETPNVPTPRNSREAVREKAQRVHAAQSRARIMRRIIIGTLAVVAVGAIGTAVTLAVSAQVSKPQLSPTGMHGDGVVVSELSASAASDAGTATPTPDSSEAEAPAEPTAEPTTAQKVDIHIYVDYLSDDAGEFERANARQLTNWISEGAVTVTYHPVALLTASSNGTKYSLRAAAAAACVATHSPDQFYAFNHDLLDDQPEVNTDGLSDSELADLAGAVGVDNTKTVRNCIQDGDYLTWAKEATTRALEGPLPGSDDLVLASTPMIVANGEAYVGALDDPAEFSQFVLTVASDAYYQATATPTPTPTETPAE
- a CDS encoding acyltransferase family protein, encoding MTQPQYRTRASRRQSIRADIQGLRAVAVLLVLLFHLWPNRVTGGYVGVDVFFVISGFLITGHLVRDFQKNGRISLARFWSRRAIRLLPASLVVIAASLVAVLVLVPASQIVQFVTEGAASAAYVVNWVLAAFSVDYLAADNLPSPFQHFWTLSVEEQFYILVPLLLVIAAAITRSHSLRTFRIVLGSAALLSLGYGIWLTATTPAVAYFSTFTRAWEFLAGALLALVPIALSRGASAVVGILGVAGIIASAFLLDSADAFPGWIALLPVLSTVAVIAAGPASWVDRASRFRPVLWLGNISYSLYLWHWPLIVLVPYATGRPLSTVDKILIGTAAVALAWLSYRFVESPVRFNPRLDRARRPGFVFVAMAASIALIGGVSFGAGAYTNVKIEAANEAAQAMLADGANSECFGAGAVDPTRDCPPDPLGDALIPDPAAPNTDTNRVECWTGVDSAAVNVCSLGPESGYTRTLFAVGDSHNSTLIDTYETIAEEMNWRIDLTGHNGCYWTAREQDDPNLGHRENCTAWKANITDWLDERPAYDGIFTMHASSRWQAIPVDGETQNEATANGMSEVWATQAARGAKILAIRDNPVQRDDVKACIDMNRDDPNSCALPRDQALASYDGSEDAVAATPGATLIDFTSILCNESVCPVVIGNAVVYRDRDHMTGEFAQTLAPYIADAAKKALGD